In Myxococcus stipitatus, the following are encoded in one genomic region:
- a CDS encoding contractile injection system tape measure protein, whose product MAPLPHRIRRQRWRVRTGSPEEAFAARQQVRDELEGVLMPAFERAFDEAAPGDGVVHVSRLELHLRIPGSDALAARLPERLYQQVREQLSQAVRSGGLVDREHGTGGRHMEQGGASGGVVVRGGASSGPRGASGVMAGRGLAEVTRGGVRRDEESGGHTGAGEVKEARGLWQLRSHYLETGSLPWSLVGLEREQVLGTLKLEATEALEHLRVHAVTGTGLDAREVAFCFRLLQLLPVEQWALVAAGVVTGDRGAEVAQAIAVLSGESPVPLSRDARLILAAVLLVASRTGPETVSAQEWVAQLVRAVGESGGRTVEALTSRLPEPAGSLFRRWSSRKEGPRLEVSHRMASQAHAAREGQPGARSAPSPEVLHTPEPARAAPRPPERSADAEPFLLPVSHAGLLLLHPYLSRFFESTGVKEAKRAELPADQLPRAAALLHLLAVGEAEVHEFELDFIKLLLGLPPDAPLPVSSGLLQSSDHEEADALLQAVIEHWKALKNTSVQGLRGSFLRRRGFVREQEHGLLLRVESQAFDVLLGAIPWGIGTVKLSWMRRPIFTEWPTH is encoded by the coding sequence ATGGCGCCGCTTCCCCACAGGATTCGTCGGCAACGCTGGCGGGTCCGGACGGGCTCCCCGGAGGAGGCCTTCGCCGCGCGCCAGCAGGTGCGCGACGAACTGGAGGGCGTGCTGATGCCCGCCTTCGAGCGCGCCTTCGACGAGGCCGCGCCAGGGGACGGCGTCGTGCACGTGTCCCGGCTGGAGCTTCACCTGCGCATCCCTGGCTCGGACGCCCTCGCGGCGCGGTTGCCCGAGCGGCTCTACCAGCAGGTGCGGGAGCAGCTGAGCCAGGCGGTCCGGAGTGGCGGCCTCGTGGACCGGGAGCACGGCACGGGGGGCCGGCACATGGAGCAGGGGGGCGCGTCCGGTGGAGTGGTGGTTCGAGGTGGAGCGTCGTCGGGGCCGCGAGGCGCGTCGGGTGTGATGGCGGGTCGAGGTCTCGCGGAGGTGACGCGCGGTGGTGTGCGCCGAGACGAGGAGTCCGGAGGACACACGGGGGCCGGCGAGGTGAAGGAAGCGCGTGGGCTCTGGCAGCTCCGGAGCCACTACCTGGAGACAGGTTCTCTGCCCTGGTCCTTGGTGGGACTGGAGCGGGAGCAGGTCCTCGGCACGCTGAAGTTGGAGGCGACCGAGGCGCTCGAGCATCTGCGTGTGCATGCAGTCACTGGGACTGGGCTCGATGCCCGTGAAGTGGCCTTCTGTTTCAGGCTGCTCCAGTTGCTCCCGGTCGAGCAATGGGCCCTCGTCGCCGCGGGAGTCGTGACAGGGGACCGGGGAGCGGAGGTCGCCCAGGCCATCGCCGTGTTGAGCGGTGAGTCCCCGGTGCCGCTCTCCCGCGACGCGCGGCTGATTCTTGCAGCGGTGCTCCTGGTCGCGAGCCGCACGGGACCGGAGACAGTCTCCGCTCAGGAGTGGGTGGCGCAGCTCGTTCGCGCCGTGGGAGAGAGCGGAGGCAGGACCGTCGAGGCGCTGACGTCGAGGCTGCCGGAACCGGCGGGCTCGCTGTTCAGACGTTGGTCGTCGCGGAAGGAAGGGCCGCGTCTCGAGGTCTCCCATCGGATGGCCTCTCAAGCGCATGCCGCGCGTGAGGGGCAGCCGGGCGCGCGCTCCGCGCCCTCTCCAGAGGTGCTTCACACCCCGGAGCCCGCGCGTGCCGCGCCCCGGCCTCCGGAGCGGAGCGCGGATGCCGAGCCCTTCCTGCTGCCGGTGAGCCACGCGGGGCTCCTGCTGTTGCACCCGTACCTGTCCCGCTTCTTCGAGAGCACCGGCGTCAAGGAGGCGAAGCGGGCGGAGCTTCCCGCCGACCAGTTGCCTCGCGCCGCGGCGCTGCTCCACCTGCTGGCGGTGGGGGAGGCGGAGGTCCACGAGTTCGAGCTGGACTTCATCAAGCTGCTGCTCGGCCTGCCACCCGATGCGCCTCTCCCGGTCTCCAGCGGGCTGCTCCAGTCCTCGGACCATGAAGAGGCGGACGCGCTGTTGCAGGCCGTCATCGAACACTGGAAGGCGTTGAAGAACACGTCGGTGCAGGGACTGCGCGGTTCGTTCCTGCGACGCCGTGGCTTCGTGCGTGAACAAGAACACGGCCTGCTGCTCCGCGTGGAGTCACAGGCCTTCGATGTCCTGCTGGGGGCCATTCCGTGGGGAATCGGCACGGTGAAGCTGTCATGGATGAGACGACCCATCTTCACGGAATGGCCGACGCACTGA
- a CDS encoding ATP-binding protein — MADALTDNAKDLEREFEWFARFLDARLKSYFGSGEGPREDPRKLPPPSLDGSRSPYALFIQQHQVPPPQRLILLLALLPHVRPQLLDVLWTRNEATQRGFTEFGGAHGANHGGFLPTGETAAFLLSGDDLAARFETTRLFEGDHFLARNNVLHLSPVAAGESQLGGVLTLAREYLHRFTTGLERKPTFNSDFPARLIQTEMEWKDLVLPQSTLEQLEEVKSWVLHGRALLRDWGMSHKLRPGFTSLFHGPPGTGKTLSACLLGKHCGCDVYKVDLSMVVSKYIGETEKNLARVFDLAEHKRWILFFDEADALFGKRTRVDDSHDRFANQEISFLLQRIEDFDGVVILASNFKANIDDAFVRRFQSVVQFPVPRPAERLRLWKEAFPVKATLEARIDLARIAERFDVAGGTIMNVVRYSSLKALGRGGSTILLEDVEEGLRRELLKEGRSL; from the coding sequence ATGGCCGACGCACTGACGGACAACGCGAAGGACCTCGAGCGCGAGTTCGAGTGGTTCGCGCGGTTCCTCGATGCCCGGCTCAAGTCCTACTTCGGCTCGGGGGAAGGGCCTCGCGAGGACCCCCGGAAATTGCCGCCTCCGTCGCTCGACGGGAGCCGCTCGCCGTACGCCCTGTTCATCCAGCAGCACCAGGTGCCACCGCCCCAGCGGCTCATCCTCCTGCTCGCGCTGCTGCCCCATGTCCGGCCCCAGTTGCTCGACGTGCTGTGGACGCGCAACGAAGCCACCCAGCGAGGCTTCACCGAGTTCGGCGGCGCGCATGGCGCAAACCACGGCGGGTTCCTTCCCACTGGAGAGACCGCGGCCTTCCTGCTGTCGGGCGACGACCTGGCCGCGCGCTTCGAGACGACGCGCCTGTTCGAGGGCGACCACTTCCTCGCGCGCAACAACGTGCTGCACCTGTCGCCCGTGGCGGCGGGGGAGTCCCAGCTCGGCGGGGTGCTGACCCTCGCGCGTGAGTACCTGCACCGGTTCACCACGGGCCTGGAGCGCAAGCCCACCTTCAACAGCGACTTCCCGGCGCGCCTCATCCAGACCGAGATGGAGTGGAAGGACCTGGTCCTTCCCCAGAGCACCCTGGAGCAATTGGAGGAAGTGAAGAGCTGGGTGCTGCATGGCCGCGCCCTGCTGCGCGACTGGGGCATGAGCCACAAGCTGCGCCCGGGCTTCACCAGCCTCTTCCACGGGCCCCCGGGGACGGGGAAGACCTTGTCCGCATGCCTGCTGGGAAAGCACTGCGGATGTGACGTCTACAAGGTCGACCTGAGCATGGTCGTCTCGAAGTACATCGGCGAGACGGAGAAGAACCTCGCGCGGGTGTTCGACCTGGCCGAGCACAAGCGGTGGATTCTCTTCTTCGACGAAGCGGACGCCCTCTTCGGAAAGCGGACCCGGGTGGACGACTCGCACGACCGCTTCGCGAACCAGGAGATCAGCTTCCTGCTCCAGCGCATCGAGGACTTCGACGGAGTGGTCATCCTGGCCTCGAACTTCAAGGCCAACATCGACGACGCCTTCGTCCGCCGCTTCCAGTCCGTGGTGCAGTTCCCCGTGCCTCGGCCGGCAGAGCGCCTGCGCCTGTGGAAGGAGGCCTTCCCTGTCAAGGCGACGCTCGAGGCGCGCATCGACCTGGCTCGCATCGCGGAGCGGTTCGACGTCGCGGGCGGAACCATCATGAACGTCGTCCGGTACTCCTCGCTCAAGGCGCTGGGACGGGGTGGCAGCACCATCCTGCTCGAGGACGTGGAGGAAGGGCTTCGCCGCGAGCTCCTGAAGGAAGGGCGGTCGCTCTAG
- a CDS encoding eCIS core domain-containing protein produces METAQHKTVNRAATTRPAPAVHPVVQGSSGPAVQLQSALRVSSPKDSAEVEAESTARKVMSMSTPEATVTATGAGGAGLQRKPGVDEKLKDGPPRRMRSPHVARFADAVGLMQRKAEGQPNVASNVAADIANSGSSGSPLPLSVRRFMEPRFKADFSGVRIHTGAKASQLSRQLNAQAFTVGNQIFFGKDRFRPESADGQELIAHELTHTIQQGAAPQQATVHRSEDVTVTQQSTPQVQRLGISDALDYFADKAYNIPGYRMFTIILGVNPINMSRVDRSAANILRAVIEFLPGGHLITQALDNHGVFEKVGAWVEEQIRSLGMTGSIIKDAINRFLDSLGWSDIFDLGGVWDRAKRIFTEPIDRIISFGKGLVTGIIRFIKDAILRPLGRLAEGTRGYDLLKAILGEDPVTGDPVPRTADTLIGGFMKLIGQEEVWNNLKQANAVARAWAWFQGAMGSLMGFVREIPGLFVRAFTSLELMDIVLLPRAFSKVASVFGNFIGRFISWAGESVWNLLEIIFAVVAPGVMPYLRRAAATFRTILRNPIGFIGNLVRAGIMGFRQFSANFLTHLRASLVGWITGAMGGAGIHIPQGLTLPEILKFVLSVLGLTWQNIRQKLVRAVGESAVRAMETAFDLVVTLVTQGPAAAWEKILESLTNLRDMVMEQIMTFVKDRVVQAAITRLLTSLNPAGAFIQAIIAIYNTVMFFVERLRQISQVAVSFIDSMTAIASGALAPAASRVERTMAGLLTLVISFLARIAGLGRVSDAVTGVINRVRQPIDRGLDRVVDWIIAQARRLGRFIAQAGVPQDPAERLRLGMRAALAAVNRFAGRRVGVAVLNPLLAAIRIRYGFQTLSLFPAQRRWGVRGQVNPTADGIGDALNESTPASEGFRYGIRTTPGVIDGPRVGQSRGGQLSAASGARSPRGYIGNTPVSLGGPQPSSIASQYLSAFGSPQEAGQRFSLVIAVNAVNDLAGRNAAEVTRRASGGAGAAYPWAVIGLMWRPRWFDRTTNAEVADINVVRNAYNNAQLTPPEARAAADAEEARNRSNAAVIPYGALRTQLLQSGETAAFRGGLLQRVDAVFVHVSDPDTVNFNPAREGAGGAGNEALFQRFDRILNAITRDVGPRSRRGRPQSDGGGPIVATGGYEFELRMDPPVTGQTADLRTRLSAQLDMAVRQAMASVDPRSVYFPEPNLLIQLTPQTLRASFGTGRLESRRLISSIEASGARPRLVFDLRASLATGAQRFEISAEGTSIRSTWGQMDDVSNAELEAMLNSAQSHARQRNWALQVCTSYGLPSQTALRPLNDLWMRYFPVSSLLCGYDVGTLKQNVVGNRFTSMSGYGQVDAIRQQLLLSISRGQTPTAEHVQLADRIVELARQGGLGLGRALAEMFRRSSSSG; encoded by the coding sequence ATGGAAACCGCGCAGCACAAGACGGTGAATCGCGCCGCGACGACGCGTCCGGCCCCGGCGGTGCATCCCGTCGTGCAGGGCTCGTCCGGCCCCGCCGTACAGCTCCAGAGCGCGCTCCGGGTGTCCTCGCCCAAGGACTCCGCCGAGGTGGAGGCCGAGTCCACCGCCAGGAAGGTCATGAGCATGAGCACGCCCGAGGCCACCGTGACGGCCACGGGCGCCGGCGGTGCGGGCCTCCAGCGCAAGCCCGGCGTGGATGAGAAGCTCAAGGACGGGCCGCCGCGCCGCATGCGGTCACCCCACGTCGCCCGGTTCGCGGACGCCGTGGGGTTGATGCAGCGCAAGGCCGAGGGCCAGCCCAACGTGGCCTCCAACGTCGCGGCGGACATCGCCAACAGCGGCTCTTCGGGCTCTCCGCTGCCGCTGAGCGTGCGCCGCTTCATGGAGCCGCGCTTCAAGGCGGACTTCAGCGGGGTCCGCATCCACACGGGCGCCAAGGCCTCGCAGTTGAGCCGGCAGCTCAATGCCCAGGCCTTCACGGTGGGCAATCAAATCTTCTTCGGCAAGGACCGCTTCCGGCCCGAGAGCGCGGACGGCCAGGAGCTCATCGCGCACGAGCTCACCCACACCATCCAACAGGGCGCCGCCCCACAGCAGGCCACCGTCCACCGAAGCGAAGACGTCACCGTGACGCAGCAGTCGACGCCGCAGGTCCAGCGCCTGGGCATCAGCGACGCGCTCGATTACTTCGCCGACAAGGCCTACAACATTCCCGGCTACCGGATGTTCACCATCATCCTGGGAGTCAACCCCATCAACATGAGCCGCGTGGACCGTAGCGCGGCCAACATCCTTCGCGCCGTCATCGAGTTCCTCCCGGGTGGGCACCTCATCACCCAGGCGTTGGACAACCACGGTGTCTTCGAGAAGGTGGGCGCCTGGGTCGAGGAGCAGATCCGCTCGTTGGGGATGACAGGCAGCATCATCAAGGACGCCATCAACCGCTTCCTCGACTCGCTGGGCTGGTCGGACATCTTCGACCTGGGCGGTGTCTGGGACCGGGCCAAACGCATCTTCACCGAACCCATCGACCGCATCATCAGCTTCGGCAAGGGGCTGGTCACCGGCATCATCCGGTTCATCAAGGACGCCATCCTGCGCCCGCTCGGGAGGCTGGCGGAGGGGACACGCGGCTACGACTTGCTCAAGGCCATCCTGGGCGAGGACCCCGTCACCGGAGACCCGGTGCCTCGCACCGCCGACACGCTGATTGGCGGCTTCATGAAGCTGATTGGCCAGGAGGAGGTCTGGAACAACCTGAAGCAGGCCAACGCGGTGGCTCGCGCCTGGGCCTGGTTCCAGGGGGCCATGGGCTCGTTGATGGGCTTCGTGCGAGAGATTCCGGGGCTGTTCGTCCGGGCCTTTACGTCGCTCGAGCTGATGGACATCGTCCTGTTGCCTCGCGCCTTCTCCAAGGTGGCGTCGGTGTTCGGCAACTTCATCGGACGGTTCATCAGCTGGGCGGGAGAGTCCGTCTGGAACCTGCTGGAGATCATCTTCGCGGTGGTGGCGCCCGGGGTGATGCCGTACCTGCGCAGGGCGGCCGCGACGTTCCGCACCATCCTGCGCAACCCCATCGGCTTCATTGGCAACCTGGTTCGCGCGGGCATCATGGGCTTCCGTCAGTTCTCCGCGAACTTCCTGACCCACCTGCGTGCATCGCTCGTCGGCTGGATTACGGGGGCGATGGGAGGCGCGGGCATCCACATCCCGCAGGGCCTCACGCTGCCGGAGATTCTCAAGTTCGTGCTGAGCGTGTTGGGGCTCACCTGGCAGAACATCCGCCAGAAGCTGGTGCGAGCCGTTGGTGAGTCCGCGGTGCGTGCGATGGAGACCGCGTTCGACCTGGTCGTCACGCTCGTGACGCAGGGGCCCGCCGCGGCGTGGGAGAAGATTCTGGAGAGCCTCACCAACCTTCGCGACATGGTCATGGAGCAGATCATGACCTTCGTGAAGGACCGCGTGGTGCAGGCGGCGATTACGCGGCTGTTGACGAGCCTCAACCCCGCGGGCGCGTTCATCCAGGCCATCATCGCCATCTACAACACGGTGATGTTCTTCGTGGAGCGGCTGCGCCAGATTTCGCAGGTGGCGGTGTCGTTCATCGACTCGATGACGGCCATCGCCAGTGGCGCGTTGGCCCCCGCGGCGAGCCGCGTGGAACGGACGATGGCGGGGCTCCTGACGCTCGTCATCAGCTTCCTGGCGCGCATCGCGGGCCTGGGGCGGGTGAGCGACGCGGTGACGGGAGTCATCAACCGGGTTCGCCAGCCCATCGACCGCGGCCTCGACAGGGTGGTGGATTGGATCATCGCGCAGGCGCGACGGCTGGGCCGGTTCATCGCGCAGGCGGGTGTGCCGCAGGACCCGGCGGAGCGGCTGCGGCTCGGCATGAGGGCGGCGCTGGCCGCGGTCAACCGGTTCGCGGGCAGGCGCGTGGGAGTGGCGGTGCTCAATCCGCTGCTCGCCGCCATCCGGATCCGCTATGGCTTCCAGACCCTGAGCCTGTTCCCCGCACAGCGCCGCTGGGGTGTGCGAGGCCAGGTCAACCCGACCGCTGATGGGATTGGCGACGCGCTGAACGAGTCGACTCCGGCGTCGGAGGGGTTCCGCTACGGCATCCGGACGACTCCGGGTGTCATCGATGGCCCGCGCGTGGGCCAGTCCCGGGGAGGGCAGCTGAGCGCGGCCTCGGGCGCGAGGTCTCCGCGCGGGTACATCGGCAACACGCCCGTGTCCCTTGGCGGCCCTCAACCGTCCAGCATCGCGAGCCAGTACCTCTCCGCCTTCGGTTCACCCCAGGAGGCGGGCCAGCGCTTCAGCCTGGTCATCGCGGTGAACGCCGTGAACGACCTGGCCGGCCGGAACGCCGCCGAAGTCACCCGGCGAGCCTCTGGTGGCGCGGGTGCGGCGTATCCATGGGCCGTCATCGGGTTGATGTGGAGGCCGCGCTGGTTCGACCGGACGACGAACGCCGAAGTCGCCGACATCAACGTGGTGCGCAACGCCTACAACAATGCGCAGCTCACTCCGCCCGAGGCACGTGCGGCCGCCGATGCCGAAGAGGCACGCAACCGGTCCAACGCGGCGGTCATCCCCTATGGCGCCTTGCGCACGCAGCTCCTCCAGTCTGGCGAGACGGCGGCCTTCCGCGGTGGCTTGCTGCAACGGGTGGATGCGGTCTTCGTCCACGTCTCCGACCCGGACACCGTCAACTTCAACCCCGCGCGAGAAGGGGCCGGTGGTGCTGGCAACGAGGCCCTCTTCCAGCGGTTCGACCGAATCCTCAATGCCATCACGCGAGATGTGGGGCCGCGGTCGCGCCGAGGGCGGCCGCAGAGCGACGGAGGGGGCCCCATCGTCGCGACGGGCGGCTATGAGTTCGAACTCCGGATGGACCCGCCGGTGACGGGACAGACGGCGGACCTGAGGACGCGGCTCAGCGCGCAACTCGACATGGCCGTGCGTCAGGCGATGGCCTCCGTCGACCCGCGCTCGGTCTACTTCCCGGAGCCCAACCTCCTCATCCAGCTCACCCCGCAGACCCTCCGAGCATCCTTCGGGACGGGCCGGCTGGAGTCTCGCCGGCTCATCTCGAGCATCGAGGCGAGCGGCGCGCGTCCCCGTCTGGTCTTTGACCTCCGGGCTTCGCTGGCGACGGGAGCGCAGCGATTCGAAATCTCGGCCGAGGGCACCTCCATCCGGTCGACCTGGGGGCAGATGGATGACGTGAGCAATGCCGAGCTGGAGGCCATGTTGAACAGCGCGCAGTCGCATGCCCGTCAGCGCAACTGGGCGCTGCAGGTCTGCACGTCGTATGGCCTGCCATCACAGACCGCGCTCAGGCCCCTGAACGACCTGTGGATGCGGTACTTCCCTGTCTCGTCGCTGCTGTGCGGTTACGACGTGGGAACCCTGAAGCAGAACGTGGTGGGCAACCGGTTCACGTCCATGAGCGGATATGGACAGGTCGACGCCATCCGCCAGCAGTTGTTGCTCTCCATCTCCCGCGGACAGACGCCCACGGCGGAGCATGTCCAGTTGGCGGACCGCATCGTCGAGCTCGCACGGCAGGGCGGACTCGGGCTCGGAAGGGCCCTGGCGGAGATGTTCCGTCGGAGCAGCTCGAGCGGGTAG